One stretch of Candidatus Binatia bacterium DNA includes these proteins:
- a CDS encoding cupin domain-containing protein: MDSPIFRGRKIPKPWGWEFVWAECEHYVGKILHIEAGEALSYQFHRVKDETIYLLTGVLDLEWAEEENGPRQRVRLQAGQSVRIRPGMCHRLMAVETCEVLEASTPQLDDVVRLEDRYGREQQ, translated from the coding sequence ATGGATTCCCCGATCTTCCGTGGCAGGAAAATTCCCAAGCCCTGGGGGTGGGAGTTCGTTTGGGCAGAGTGCGAGCATTATGTGGGCAAGATTCTGCACATCGAGGCCGGTGAGGCACTGAGCTACCAGTTTCATCGCGTTAAGGACGAAACCATTTACCTCCTTACTGGGGTGCTCGATTTGGAGTGGGCGGAGGAGGAAAACGGACCGCGACAGCGCGTGCGTTTGCAGGCGGGGCAAAGTGTGCGGATTCGGCCGGGCATGTGCCACCGCTTGATGGCGGTGGAGACGTGTGAGGTGTTGGAAGCCTCGACGCCGCAACTGGATGATGTTGTCCGGCTGGAGGACCGCTACGGTCGCGAAC
- a CDS encoding decaprenyl-phosphate phosphoribosyltransferase, protein MRATSADYLQLVRWHQWVKNTVVYAALIFSKHLFDPWSVLWVTLGFIAFCLTASGAYVMNDIRDIDRDRQHPEKAARPLASGRIALRNAYVLAAVLMGGGLSLAFALGWSFGGLLLAYLALQFLYTLVLKEMVILDVMAIATGFAIRAAAGGVVIQVAVSPWLIVCTFLLMLFLGFSKRRHELVLLEGRATEHRASLREYSPYFLDQMISVVTASTVVAYAIYTASPEVREKLGTDKLYLTIPFVLFGIFRYLYLVHQREQGGNPTQLLLSDRPLLVDIFLWLLVCVLLLYWG, encoded by the coding sequence ATGCGTGCCACATCGGCGGACTACCTCCAGCTCGTACGCTGGCATCAATGGGTGAAGAACACGGTTGTTTACGCCGCTTTGATTTTCTCGAAGCATTTGTTCGATCCGTGGAGCGTGTTATGGGTGACGCTCGGCTTCATCGCGTTTTGCTTGACTGCCAGTGGGGCCTACGTGATGAACGACATCCGCGACATCGATCGCGATCGCCAACACCCCGAAAAAGCCGCGCGACCGTTGGCTTCAGGGCGAATAGCGTTACGCAACGCTTACGTGCTGGCAGCGGTGTTGATGGGCGGGGGATTGAGTCTCGCTTTCGCACTAGGCTGGAGCTTTGGTGGCTTGCTGCTCGCATACTTGGCGTTGCAGTTCCTGTACACGCTGGTGCTGAAAGAGATGGTCATTTTAGACGTGATGGCCATTGCCACCGGTTTTGCCATTCGTGCTGCGGCAGGCGGGGTGGTCATCCAAGTCGCAGTGTCGCCCTGGCTCATCGTTTGTACCTTCTTGCTGATGCTCTTTCTCGGCTTTTCCAAGCGCCGCCACGAGTTGGTGTTGCTCGAGGGACGTGCTACCGAGCACCGCGCGAGCTTGCGCGAGTACAGCCCGTACTTCCTCGACCAAATGATCAGTGTCGTTACTGCGTCCACGGTGGTGGCGTACGCCATTTACACGGCATCGCCGGAAGTGCGCGAAAAACTCGGCACGGACAAGCTTTACCTCACCATTCCCTTCGTCCTGTTTGGCATCTTTCGTTACTTGTACTTGGTCCACCAGCGTGAGCAAGGAGGGAATCCGACTCAGCTCTTGCTGAGCGATCGGCCCCTGCTCGTGGATATTTTTCTTTGGCTCCTCGTGTGCGTGCTGCTCTTATACTGGGGCTGA
- a CDS encoding 2-dehydropantoate 2-reductase yields MRTGEHRIALLGCGGVGGTLAAYLARQGKAELSVVTHNPAITRRVRTEGLELRERGAVLKEKIHAVTTLDELEGQFDFIFLAMQPPQLEDAVLQARHRLSPRGAFVVFQNGLCEQRVAALVGPERVIGAIVAWGASMVEPGVCERTSPGGFTVGTLGATPHPLLAELCRYLERVGPVRQTQNLLGARWSKLAINCAISSLGTIGGERLGVLLRYRFARRLGLEVITEAVAVARALGIRLEKVAGTIDLHWVALTPGERFQPGSASLLAKHALLLAVGARFRRLRSSMLAAVERGREPAVDFINGEVVRHGAAVGVPTPLNERVVAAVHDIARRKIEPSVRSLYALYQTTMNLRSTSASTELSASL; encoded by the coding sequence ATGCGAACAGGCGAGCACCGGATTGCATTGCTAGGTTGTGGTGGGGTGGGGGGCACGCTCGCGGCATACCTTGCGCGCCAAGGGAAAGCGGAGCTTTCCGTCGTGACCCACAATCCCGCCATTACGCGGCGGGTCCGCACCGAGGGCTTAGAACTTCGCGAGCGCGGGGCCGTACTCAAGGAAAAAATCCATGCCGTCACCACTCTCGATGAGTTGGAGGGGCAGTTCGATTTCATTTTTCTCGCCATGCAGCCGCCACAACTCGAGGACGCCGTGCTGCAAGCTCGCCACCGGCTGAGCCCACGTGGGGCGTTCGTGGTGTTCCAAAATGGGCTGTGCGAGCAGCGTGTCGCGGCGCTTGTTGGACCTGAGCGGGTTATCGGGGCCATCGTGGCTTGGGGTGCATCGATGGTCGAACCGGGGGTGTGCGAGCGCACCTCGCCTGGCGGCTTTACAGTCGGCACGCTCGGGGCCACTCCTCATCCTTTGCTCGCGGAGCTCTGCCGCTACCTCGAACGCGTCGGACCAGTGAGACAAACACAAAACCTACTCGGCGCCCGCTGGAGCAAGCTTGCCATCAACTGCGCAATCAGCTCGCTCGGAACCATTGGCGGAGAACGCCTGGGCGTGCTGCTCCGTTACCGTTTCGCGCGCCGTCTAGGCCTCGAAGTAATTACCGAAGCCGTTGCCGTCGCCCGGGCGCTAGGGATCCGGTTGGAAAAGGTGGCCGGCACGATTGATTTACACTGGGTGGCGCTCACTCCTGGAGAGCGATTTCAACCAGGCTCAGCTTCGTTGCTCGCGAAGCACGCTTTGCTCCTCGCTGTCGGTGCCCGATTTCGACGGCTGCGTTCATCGATGTTGGCTGCCGTCGAACGCGGGCGCGAACCGGCTGTCGATTTCATAAATGGCGAGGTGGTCCGGCACGGAGCCGCCGTTGGCGTACCGACACCACTCAACGAACGGGTGGTGGCGGCGGTGCACGATATTGCTCGCCGTAAGATCGAGCCCTCGGTTCGCTCCCTGTATGCGCTTTACCAGACGACGATGAACCTCCGCTCGACGTCAGCGAGCACAGAGCTTTCGGCCAGCCTCTAG
- the trxA gene encoding thioredoxin, protein MNAFVIEVDEQSFEKEVIERSRSLPVVVDFWAPWCGPCRTLGPMLERLAAEYRGQFVLAKVNVDLNPLLAQAFRVQSIPMVVAIRDGQLVSHFVGALPETAVREFLARLLPSDADRLAAQGMARLAAGKVTEAEQLFRQALEKDATHGAAQVGMARIYLQRGDKEKARELLERVEPGPYRNEAERLLAEIRLQEGVTASEQELRERLTQNPGDLEAQLQLGQLLAAQRRYEEALAILLEVVRRNRDFHDQAARKTMVDIFNVLGSGNELVEHYRSELAKILFA, encoded by the coding sequence ATGAATGCCTTCGTGATTGAGGTCGACGAGCAGTCTTTCGAAAAAGAAGTGATCGAGCGCTCGCGCTCGCTCCCTGTGGTCGTCGATTTTTGGGCCCCATGGTGTGGCCCCTGCCGCACCCTGGGCCCGATGCTCGAACGGCTTGCAGCCGAGTACCGTGGCCAGTTCGTTTTGGCCAAGGTGAACGTGGATTTGAACCCGCTTTTGGCGCAAGCATTTCGCGTACAAAGCATTCCGATGGTCGTCGCAATCCGCGATGGCCAACTGGTGTCGCATTTCGTCGGAGCACTTCCTGAGACGGCGGTGCGCGAGTTTTTAGCCCGATTGTTGCCGAGCGATGCCGATCGGCTAGCAGCGCAAGGTATGGCACGCCTTGCGGCTGGAAAGGTTACCGAGGCGGAACAACTATTCCGGCAGGCGCTGGAGAAGGACGCAACGCATGGGGCAGCGCAAGTGGGTATGGCGCGCATTTACCTCCAGCGCGGCGATAAAGAGAAGGCGCGGGAACTGCTGGAGCGAGTGGAGCCTGGTCCTTACCGCAACGAAGCCGAACGACTCCTCGCAGAGATCCGGTTACAGGAAGGGGTGACGGCGAGCGAGCAAGAGCTGCGCGAGCGGTTGACGCAAAACCCTGGCGATTTGGAAGCGCAGCTCCAGCTGGGTCAGTTGTTGGCTGCACAACGACGGTACGAAGAGGCGCTGGCAATCTTGCTCGAGGTCGTGCGGCGCAACCGGGACTTTCACGACCAAGCGGCGCGCAAGACGATGGTGGATATTTTCAACGTGTTGGGCAGTGGCAACGAACTGGTGGAACACTACCGCTCGGAACTCGCGAAAATTTTGTTTGCTTAG